A section of the Deinococcus terrestris genome encodes:
- a CDS encoding YdcF family protein yields the protein MWPLVRTALLGVCLGAALLLGTPALRVPLQWLEVGDRPEVADAIIILGSGADCATGRLYSMTRARTDRAIALVRAGYSQRLTVTDVSGAGGTCVDAAAAQAHYIRERLTDRRAQVFRLDAALDTRSEALRTQELAGARGWQRLLVVTSPLHTRRAKLLFQALDLDVRVIAAQEVQFDARLPTVAHRLSALKVLAHEGGGFARGVLNGWF from the coding sequence GTGTGGCCCCTTGTCCGGACGGCACTGCTCGGGGTGTGCCTGGGGGCAGCACTGCTGCTGGGAACACCGGCCCTGCGGGTCCCCCTCCAGTGGCTGGAGGTCGGTGACCGCCCGGAAGTTGCGGACGCGATCATCATCCTGGGCAGCGGCGCGGACTGCGCCACAGGACGCCTGTACTCGATGACGCGGGCCAGAACCGACCGGGCCATCGCGCTTGTACGTGCCGGGTACAGCCAGCGGTTGACGGTCACCGACGTCTCGGGTGCAGGAGGCACCTGCGTCGACGCGGCGGCAGCCCAGGCACATTACATCCGGGAGCGGCTGACAGACCGCCGCGCCCAGGTGTTCCGCCTGGACGCGGCGCTGGACACCCGCAGCGAGGCGCTGCGGACCCAGGAACTCGCCGGAGCGCGGGGCTGGCAGCGTCTCCTGGTGGTCACCTCCCCCCTGCACACCCGCCGGGCCAAACTGCTGTTCCAGGCTCTGGATCTGGACGTGCGGGTGATTGCCGCCCAAGAAGTCCAGTTCGACGCCCGGCTGCCGACGGTGGCTCACCGCCTGAGCGCCCTGAAGGTGCTCGCGCATGAGGGAGGGGGCTTTGCTCGGGGTGTGCTGAACGGGTGGTTTTGA
- a CDS encoding NPCBM/NEW2 domain-containing protein: MHQPISPSRPLRPLSLGVLALSALLSACGRGTPSPTQAADLEESPTLAALQATSTTTLNLADLPWAASTNSRGPVERNQSYGGDRPGDGRTMTMGGTTYATGLGVHADSSLTFNLPAQCGRFMTSIGIDDEVGAAGSVVFEVYADGRLLYRSGRLTGSMAPKNINLNVVGVRELRLMAHKSDNDVSDHANWANPVLTQCAGVVPPATPPAPVPAPAPTLSAPVNAPAGFVNVKAYGAKCDGVADDSAAIQRALTNEAKVYIPAGTCVVGNLELKSNQTVMGEGSASVLLQKVGAQYALSANPGRKGTPNVADNLRHIQLERFKLKGQAGRVAFDEHIHLLNLNAVSDVTVNEMVFEGYVGDGVYLGSSNTRNTERHNERVKILNSQFDGVVKNNRNGISIIDGTDIEIRGSTFVRTGRRGMPGAIDLEPDGDNDAFSRIRNITIDDCEFRDVGADTLIALLLRPQDNLTTPSQNITISNVRGYGNNQEGQTGLGLTHSSWSSTRLPTATTPPLNLKVINSTFDGIYRPFLFTQMKGAVIENTTFKNARAFAYIGTGDGAGFNRDITLNNVTFDNVGYDPNLGYKALTIYSNDGVTLNKVTVKNGNGLGIAFSSGESRNIRILESRIINDNGKLVYGIKRFNDHVLNRATNVASNIELLGVKGNDFLQ; the protein is encoded by the coding sequence ATGCACCAACCGATTTCCCCCTCCCGTCCCCTTCGCCCGCTCTCGCTCGGTGTGCTGGCCCTCTCCGCGCTGCTGTCGGCCTGCGGCCGGGGCACGCCCAGTCCCACCCAGGCAGCAGACCTAGAGGAATCGCCCACGCTGGCGGCTCTCCAGGCCACTTCCACAACCACCCTGAACCTGGCGGACCTGCCCTGGGCCGCGTCCACCAACAGCCGGGGACCAGTCGAGCGCAACCAGAGCTACGGCGGAGACAGGCCTGGGGATGGCCGGACCATGACCATGGGGGGGACCACTTACGCCACAGGCCTGGGCGTCCACGCGGACTCCAGCCTGACGTTCAATCTTCCGGCGCAATGCGGGCGGTTCATGACATCCATCGGCATCGACGACGAGGTGGGCGCCGCCGGTAGCGTGGTCTTCGAGGTCTATGCCGACGGCCGCCTGCTGTACCGCAGTGGCCGGTTGACGGGCAGCATGGCCCCAAAAAACATCAACCTGAATGTGGTGGGCGTACGGGAACTGCGTCTGATGGCCCACAAGTCGGACAATGACGTCTCCGATCATGCCAACTGGGCCAACCCGGTCCTGACGCAGTGCGCTGGCGTGGTCCCTCCCGCCACCCCACCTGCTCCCGTTCCGGCACCGGCGCCCACACTGTCTGCGCCAGTCAACGCGCCCGCCGGGTTTGTCAATGTGAAAGCCTACGGCGCCAAGTGCGATGGAGTGGCCGACGACAGCGCGGCGATTCAGCGTGCCCTGACCAACGAGGCGAAGGTCTACATTCCCGCTGGAACCTGCGTGGTGGGCAACCTCGAGCTGAAATCCAACCAGACGGTCATGGGCGAGGGCAGCGCCTCGGTCCTGCTGCAAAAGGTCGGGGCTCAGTACGCCCTGAGTGCCAACCCCGGCCGCAAGGGGACGCCCAACGTGGCCGACAACCTGCGCCACATCCAGCTTGAGCGCTTCAAGCTCAAGGGGCAGGCCGGGCGGGTCGCCTTCGACGAACACATCCATCTGCTTAACCTCAACGCCGTTTCCGACGTCACCGTCAACGAAATGGTCTTTGAAGGGTATGTCGGCGACGGCGTCTACCTGGGCTCCAGCAACACGCGCAACACGGAACGGCACAACGAACGGGTCAAAATTCTGAACAGTCAGTTCGACGGGGTCGTGAAGAACAACCGCAACGGCATTTCCATCATTGACGGCACGGACATCGAGATTCGCGGGTCGACCTTCGTTCGCACGGGCCGCCGCGGAATGCCCGGCGCCATTGACCTGGAACCCGACGGCGACAACGATGCGTTCAGCCGTATTCGCAACATCACCATCGATGACTGCGAGTTCAGGGACGTGGGTGCGGACACCCTGATTGCCCTGCTGCTGCGTCCCCAGGACAACCTGACCACGCCCTCGCAAAACATCACCATCAGCAACGTCCGGGGCTACGGCAACAACCAGGAGGGCCAGACTGGACTGGGCCTCACCCACTCCTCCTGGAGTTCGACCCGTCTGCCCACCGCCACGACCCCGCCGCTGAATCTGAAGGTCATCAACTCGACTTTCGACGGAATTTACAGGCCCTTCCTGTTTACCCAGATGAAGGGAGCGGTCATCGAGAACACGACCTTCAAGAACGCCCGCGCCTTCGCCTACATCGGCACTGGAGACGGAGCTGGCTTCAACCGCGACATCACGCTCAACAACGTCACGTTCGACAACGTCGGGTACGACCCCAACCTGGGCTACAAGGCCCTGACCATCTACTCCAATGACGGCGTGACCCTGAACAAGGTCACCGTGAAAAATGGAAATGGCCTGGGCATCGCGTTCTCGAGCGGCGAATCCCGCAACATCCGCATCCTGGAAAGCCGCATCATCAATGACAATGGCAAGCTGGTCTACGGCATCAAGAGGTTCAACGACCACGTGCTGAACCGGGCGACCAATGTGGCCAGCAACATCGAACTGCTGGGCGTCAAGGGCAACGACTTCCTGCAGTAA
- a CDS encoding FG-GAP repeat domain-containing protein has protein sequence MKEPFPRRGTRPAPLSRSGLLWSLFLLTAVGAALLATGAAAQAPGASARGAPTSGRADFDGDGKTDVLGVGALDEQGRYTGAGSLFYSTGASRLQDEVGWAAGAREWAGYGFQIGDFDGDRKSDVLGVGALDETGRYTGTGGLFYRSGASRLRGEVVWSAGSPAWRGTQFQTGDFDGDGKTDVLAPGTLDESGKSTGTGCLVLWTRGLKERQTVACDVPAWRNYRFEVGDVDGDGRDDLLGIGAVDEYGRYTGTGRLFYRTGASGLRREVEWAAGARGWANHRFQLGDFDGDGKDDLLATGAVDPYGRLTGSGAFVFLTGASKLTRLVNWGAGARTQAWRNYRFEVGDVDGDGRDDLLGIGAVDEYGRYTGTGRLFYRTGASGLRREVEWAAGARGWAKHRFQLGDFDGDGKDDLLGVGPVDEAGRYLGQGPLFYRTGASGLRRGVTWGGGAPAWSDYLLFAGRVTRPAARPIAPSFLTPALIDLNGDGRLEPFGFLNSGRGLVPQDLRVMGITQLREGGRTPRDNRVADFNGDGLLDVLSNTYDCQNFGAQVAQLYLGRKDGTFSLDPQFSKLGLRGRGETIVTADFDNDGDLDVFLPYYADEIGGRSDGTGAEVVVCDGRVSNAKHNPLLINDGRGRFRDVGLQTPMGRQRGEERPEGAQALDFNFDGWIDLYVSGRIFLNTGGAKFKERSAEYRLPYLFEEGAKFLDWNNDGHFDLIQMHPENGPRLLEFNGKVFRDITASTLPRERYEHANGMNIYDMNGDGREDLLVMGGLNNQSGVLLNQGGRFVRSDFLRGLGNGRSGMGLGDIDGDGRVDVLYSGRELRYFRNTLPAGPVPPMTVEVLGPGGELNQHGRVIRVRPTLHQDVRFTRAVDSGSGYMAQNQYPVLIGTPYSGAHTAEVIFAPLPGKTAPSVVRFTLQPGQRAQVFAPSPARLQGRVKISRTAFR, from the coding sequence ATGAAAGAACCTTTCCCCCGCCGGGGTACCCGCCCCGCTCCGCTGTCCCGCTCCGGTCTGCTGTGGTCTTTGTTCCTTCTGACCGCCGTAGGGGCGGCGCTGCTGGCCACCGGGGCCGCGGCGCAGGCGCCGGGCGCGTCCGCACGCGGGGCGCCGACCTCCGGGCGGGCCGACTTTGATGGGGACGGCAAGACCGACGTGCTCGGGGTGGGCGCTCTCGACGAACAGGGGAGATACACCGGCGCCGGGAGCCTGTTTTACAGCACGGGCGCGTCCCGCCTTCAGGACGAGGTGGGGTGGGCGGCCGGGGCTCGCGAGTGGGCTGGCTACGGGTTCCAGATCGGGGATTTTGACGGCGACCGCAAAAGCGACGTCCTGGGGGTGGGCGCCCTGGACGAGACGGGGAGATATACCGGCACCGGGGGCCTGTTTTACCGCAGCGGCGCGTCCCGGCTGCGCGGCGAGGTCGTCTGGTCGGCGGGTTCACCCGCGTGGAGGGGCACGCAGTTCCAGACGGGCGACTTCGACGGCGACGGCAAGACCGACGTGCTCGCGCCGGGCACCCTCGACGAGAGTGGGAAGTCGACCGGGACAGGGTGCCTCGTTCTCTGGACGCGTGGCCTGAAAGAGCGGCAGACGGTCGCCTGCGACGTTCCCGCGTGGAGGAACTACCGCTTCGAGGTGGGGGACGTGGACGGCGACGGCAGAGACGACCTGCTGGGCATCGGCGCGGTGGATGAATATGGGCGCTACACGGGGACGGGGCGGTTGTTCTACCGCACCGGGGCTTCCGGGCTCAGGCGGGAGGTCGAGTGGGCAGCTGGCGCCCGGGGCTGGGCGAACCACCGCTTTCAGCTCGGGGACTTCGACGGTGACGGCAAGGACGACCTGCTGGCAACCGGGGCCGTCGACCCCTACGGAAGATTGACCGGCAGCGGTGCTTTCGTCTTCCTGACCGGGGCTTCCAAGCTCACGCGCCTGGTGAACTGGGGCGCCGGAGCCAGGACGCAGGCGTGGAGGAACTACCGCTTTGAGGTGGGGGACGTGGACGGCGACGGCAGAGACGACCTGCTGGGCATCGGTGCGGTGGATGAATATGGGCGCTACACGGGGACGGGGCGGTTGTTCTACCGCACCGGGGCTTCCGGGCTCAGGCGGGAGGTCGAGTGGGCGGCTGGCGCCCGGGGCTGGGCCAAGCACCGCTTTCAGCTCGGGGACTTCGACGGTGACGGCAAGGACGACCTGCTGGGTGTCGGCCCGGTGGACGAGGCCGGGCGTTACCTGGGCCAGGGACCGCTCTTCTACCGCACCGGGGCGTCGGGGTTGCGGCGCGGGGTGACGTGGGGCGGCGGAGCGCCCGCCTGGAGCGACTACCTGCTGTTCGCGGGCCGGGTCACGCGCCCGGCGGCGCGGCCGATCGCTCCGTCGTTTCTGACCCCGGCGCTCATTGACCTGAACGGTGACGGCCGCCTAGAGCCCTTCGGCTTTCTCAACAGCGGCAGAGGGCTCGTTCCCCAGGACCTGCGGGTGATGGGCATCACGCAACTGCGTGAGGGCGGGCGCACTCCGCGCGACAACCGGGTGGCCGACTTCAACGGCGACGGCCTGCTCGACGTGCTGAGCAACACCTACGACTGCCAGAACTTCGGGGCTCAGGTGGCGCAACTGTATCTCGGCCGCAAGGACGGCACTTTCTCCCTTGATCCGCAGTTTTCCAAGCTCGGCCTGCGGGGGCGCGGCGAGACCATCGTGACGGCCGACTTCGACAATGACGGCGACCTCGACGTGTTCTTGCCCTACTACGCGGACGAGATCGGGGGCCGCAGCGACGGCACCGGCGCCGAGGTGGTGGTGTGCGACGGCCGGGTGAGCAACGCCAAGCACAACCCCCTCCTGATCAACGACGGCCGGGGGCGCTTCCGCGATGTCGGCCTCCAGACCCCGATGGGTCGGCAGCGCGGCGAGGAGCGGCCCGAGGGTGCGCAGGCCCTCGACTTCAACTTCGACGGCTGGATTGACCTCTATGTCTCGGGCCGAATCTTCCTCAACACGGGGGGCGCCAAGTTCAAGGAGCGCAGCGCCGAGTACCGCCTGCCTTACCTGTTCGAGGAGGGCGCGAAATTCTTGGATTGGAACAACGACGGCCACTTCGACCTGATCCAGATGCACCCGGAGAATGGACCCCGGTTGCTCGAGTTCAACGGCAAGGTGTTCCGCGACATCACGGCCAGCACCCTGCCGCGGGAGCGCTACGAGCATGCCAACGGCATGAACATCTACGACATGAATGGCGATGGCCGTGAGGACCTGCTCGTGATGGGCGGCCTGAACAACCAGAGCGGCGTGCTTCTTAATCAGGGGGGGCGCTTCGTGCGTTCGGACTTCTTGCGTGGCCTGGGCAATGGCCGCTCGGGAATGGGGCTGGGTGACATTGACGGCGACGGCCGGGTGGACGTGCTGTATTCGGGCCGCGAGCTGAGATACTTCCGCAACACGCTTCCGGCAGGCCCGGTGCCGCCCATGACCGTCGAGGTGCTTGGACCGGGCGGCGAACTCAATCAGCATGGCCGGGTGATCCGGGTGCGCCCCACGCTCCATCAGGACGTTCGCTTCACGCGGGCAGTGGACAGTGGCTCGGGCTACATGGCCCAAAACCAGTATCCGGTCCTGATCGGCACGCCCTACTCGGGAGCCCACACCGCCGAGGTGATCTTCGCGCCGCTGCCGGGCAAGACCGCGCCCAGCGTCGTTCGCTTCACGCTCCAACCGGGCCAGCGGGCTCAGGTCTTTGCCCCCAGCCCGGCGCGGCTGCAGGGCCGAGTCAAGATCAGCCGGACCGCGTTCCGGTAG
- a CDS encoding HAD family hydrolase: MVFDLDDTLLPEWKYVRSAYRAVAQSLFGQTSQAREAERWLWDRFVGGQHAGSLNALLEWSGRDEPVDVLLDIYRSHTPQVRLAPNVLRTLQELRTSGLRIGLISDGPLMTQRRKVEALGLGQLIDEICLTDVWGREYWKPHDRAYRNLESLWHLGGPQLAYVGDNLTKDFVAANALGWRTVCLRSRRQVHAARRAGPGGRPEVRVTSWKALDVLLQNWSRGEDGGPAGPDRGR, translated from the coding sequence GTGGTCTTCGACCTCGACGACACCCTGCTGCCTGAGTGGAAGTACGTCCGCAGTGCCTACCGGGCTGTTGCCCAGTCCCTTTTCGGCCAGACGTCTCAGGCGCGTGAAGCGGAACGCTGGCTGTGGGACCGTTTTGTCGGCGGGCAGCATGCGGGATCGCTCAATGCCCTGCTGGAATGGTCTGGACGTGACGAACCGGTGGACGTGCTGCTCGACATCTACCGGTCCCACACCCCACAGGTGCGGCTTGCACCCAACGTTTTGCGAACCCTTCAGGAGTTGCGCACTTCCGGCTTGCGGATAGGCCTCATCTCCGACGGCCCTCTGATGACGCAGCGCCGCAAAGTGGAGGCCCTAGGACTGGGTCAGCTGATAGACGAGATATGTCTGACCGACGTGTGGGGGCGTGAATACTGGAAGCCCCATGACCGGGCTTACCGCAATCTGGAGAGCCTCTGGCACCTGGGCGGACCACAACTCGCGTATGTCGGAGACAACCTCACCAAGGACTTCGTGGCGGCCAATGCCCTGGGGTGGAGAACCGTATGCCTGCGCTCCCGCCGTCAGGTTCACGCCGCTCGCCGCGCGGGGCCCGGGGGACGCCCGGAGGTCCGGGTCACGTCATGGAAAGCTCTGGACGTCCTCCTGCAGAACTGGTCACGGGGAGAGGACGGAGGGCCTGCGGGGCCTGACCGTGGACGCTGA
- a CDS encoding UDP-glucose dehydrogenase family protein: MTHESSQQVVVIGTGYVGLGTVALLAHLGHRVTGLDIDAAKIEQLRRGEVPIYEPGLASLLAQQADRVHWTTDYAVVAQADVIFICVGTPPGPGGAPDLEFITGAAVGIAPHLSDRSQVLVNKSTVPIGTGDFVQRLLEEHSPHFDETRHFVVSNPEFLREGTALGDSLYPDRIVMGGAPEGVARLTALYAPLIEQTFAPPAETPRPESYLRPGVVGTTLQSAEMIKYAANAFLALKISFANEIAGLCERVGADIQEVATGIGADARIGPRFLQAGLGWGGSCFGKDTQGLISAGREYGYPMPILQAAIDVNYRQRQVVIEKLQRHLKTLKGKRIAVLGMAFKPNTDDLRDAPAHDLIQRLHAMEASVVAHDPVAMPRARREWPHLTYTEAPDPASALRRADAVVIATEWDEYRGLDWPALLLTMRRPLIIDARNVLRSPLLAQIEQFGREGPSSPAETVHP, from the coding sequence TTGACACACGAATCTTCTCAGCAGGTGGTGGTCATCGGAACGGGGTACGTCGGCCTGGGCACAGTGGCGCTGCTGGCCCACCTGGGGCACCGGGTTACCGGGCTCGACATCGATGCCGCCAAGATTGAGCAGTTGCGCCGGGGCGAGGTGCCAATTTATGAGCCGGGGCTCGCCTCCTTGCTGGCTCAGCAGGCTGACCGCGTGCACTGGACCACCGACTACGCGGTGGTGGCGCAGGCCGACGTCATCTTTATCTGCGTCGGCACGCCGCCCGGACCCGGCGGAGCGCCCGACCTGGAATTCATCACCGGGGCCGCCGTGGGCATCGCCCCCCACCTCAGCGATCGGAGCCAGGTGCTTGTCAACAAGAGCACCGTGCCCATCGGTACGGGGGATTTCGTGCAGCGCCTGCTGGAGGAACATTCGCCGCACTTCGACGAGACGCGTCACTTCGTGGTGAGCAATCCCGAATTTCTGCGTGAGGGGACGGCCCTGGGAGACAGCCTCTACCCGGACCGGATCGTGATGGGGGGGGCTCCGGAGGGCGTGGCCCGGCTCACCGCGCTGTACGCGCCCCTGATAGAGCAAACGTTCGCGCCGCCAGCCGAAACGCCGCGGCCCGAAAGCTACCTGCGCCCAGGCGTCGTCGGCACGACCCTGCAAAGTGCGGAGATGATCAAGTACGCGGCCAACGCGTTCCTGGCCCTGAAAATCAGTTTTGCCAACGAGATTGCCGGTCTGTGCGAGCGGGTGGGGGCCGACATTCAGGAGGTCGCTACCGGCATCGGGGCAGATGCCCGCATCGGGCCGAGATTCCTGCAAGCTGGACTGGGGTGGGGCGGCAGCTGCTTTGGCAAAGACACCCAGGGCCTGATCAGCGCGGGGCGGGAATACGGGTATCCCATGCCGATCCTGCAAGCGGCGATCGACGTGAACTACCGTCAGCGTCAGGTCGTCATCGAGAAGCTGCAGCGTCACCTCAAGACCCTCAAGGGCAAGCGGATCGCCGTGTTGGGCATGGCGTTCAAGCCCAACACCGACGATCTGCGGGACGCACCGGCGCACGACCTGATTCAGCGCCTGCACGCGATGGAAGCCAGCGTCGTCGCGCACGATCCAGTGGCGATGCCCCGTGCGCGGCGGGAGTGGCCGCACCTGACGTATACCGAGGCACCTGACCCTGCCTCGGCGCTGAGACGGGCCGACGCGGTGGTGATCGCCACCGAGTGGGACGAGTACCGGGGCCTCGACTGGCCCGCCCTGCTGCTCACCATGCGCCGCCCACTGATTATCGATGCCCGCAACGTGCTGCGCAGCCCGCTCCTGGCCCAGATCGAGCAGTTTGGCCGCGAGGGGCCTTCTTCTCCGGCAGAGACGGTGCATCCTTGA
- a CDS encoding ATP-grasp domain-containing protein, which translates to MTFSTGPILLTSAGRRVSLLRAWQRAAAAHGRTVLVTDMDPLAPAALLAERAFALPPVTAAGYLPELLAAVQDCGVSLIIPTIDTELPLLARNAGALREAGATPIVSELPFAELCNDKWLFGEAFAQAGLDTPRAWLPAEAATAANLPQDLFIKPRDGSASLHASAVTRDELETSLPRVPNAVVQERLTGQEITVDALLDFAGEPLHYVPRRRIRTVGGESIQGETLDNAQIGPWLETVLGVAGRLGARGPITVQGFLTARGPVLTEINPRFGGGYPLGYAAGAHYPEWLLALSLGQAVQPRLGAYQRGLYMTRHYEETFTSSPRW; encoded by the coding sequence ATGACGTTCTCTACCGGGCCAATCCTGCTGACCTCGGCCGGGAGGCGAGTTTCCCTGCTGCGTGCCTGGCAACGTGCGGCGGCGGCCCACGGCCGGACGGTGCTGGTGACCGATATGGACCCTCTGGCTCCGGCTGCGCTGCTCGCGGAACGCGCGTTCGCCCTCCCCCCGGTCACAGCGGCCGGTTACCTCCCGGAGCTGCTGGCCGCCGTGCAGGACTGCGGCGTGAGCCTTATCATTCCCACCATCGACACCGAATTGCCTTTGCTGGCCAGGAACGCGGGCGCCCTCCGTGAAGCGGGGGCCACCCCCATCGTCAGCGAGCTGCCCTTTGCCGAACTCTGCAACGACAAATGGCTGTTCGGGGAGGCGTTTGCCCAGGCGGGGTTGGATACCCCCAGGGCGTGGTTGCCCGCAGAAGCTGCTACCGCCGCGAATCTGCCGCAAGACCTCTTTATCAAACCCAGAGACGGAAGTGCCAGCCTGCACGCTTCGGCCGTCACGCGAGATGAGTTGGAAACCAGCCTTCCCCGGGTTCCCAACGCGGTCGTGCAGGAGCGGCTGACCGGACAGGAGATCACCGTCGACGCCCTTCTCGACTTTGCCGGCGAGCCCCTCCACTATGTGCCCCGCCGCCGAATCCGTACGGTGGGCGGCGAATCGATCCAGGGCGAAACGCTGGACAACGCCCAGATCGGTCCGTGGCTGGAAACCGTGCTGGGGGTGGCTGGACGCCTGGGCGCCCGCGGTCCTATCACGGTCCAGGGATTCCTGACCGCGCGGGGCCCGGTACTCACGGAAATCAATCCCCGCTTCGGTGGAGGCTATCCCCTGGGATACGCAGCTGGCGCCCACTACCCCGAGTGGCTCCTTGCCCTCTCGCTGGGGCAGGCCGTGCAGCCGCGCCTGGGCGCCTACCAGCGGGGCCTGTATATGACCCGCCATTATGAGGAAACGTTTACCTCCTCCCCAAGATGGTGA
- a CDS encoding tyrosine-protein kinase domain-containing protein — translation MRPFPPARPAEDTEALQLLPVLRRAAPWIVLATALAAGGMYALARQQTPLYASTVALVTGANAYASSLIDVAAPPSPPPGAIAQALRSETVLNDVVRRLGRTSLEDGQVRQIAADLQQELVEENFTRFTVKAPDDPDVGGVYEIRAVAETPEGARVLAAVGATALQQWDRDRTQQDVDRAQVILQRQADELSQLLETASNGTAEQQRLRQTLGEVRRTLTYVNSLQTSVEGSLAVVARPVAPREPVSPNPLRDALLAGLLMALLATGLALLWNFLRPRVHGAADVGRLGLPVLGQLPQRRRAAPRETGASETWGKGLAFLTLNLLASSEGAGHRRFVLASAQPGEGTSSVAAGLAATLGERGYRVLVVEMERPVPAQQALWAPSPLRWITLPSEGPEAERAGVQPYHEHSVMALQVAPNVDLLPASEVRAVTQRLGRRASLFEQPGFSRLLGLWGGGYDVVLVDAPPLLNVPDTAAVASHSDGLLLVVAAGRTEVQHVGNALQTAQAAGAPVLGVVLNRSRAARSAPIHAPLAEVRSHEHWTPHREMAEAE, via the coding sequence ATGAGGCCGTTCCCCCCAGCCCGACCCGCCGAGGACACGGAGGCGCTCCAGTTGTTGCCGGTGCTGCGCCGCGCGGCCCCCTGGATTGTGTTGGCTACGGCCCTGGCTGCGGGGGGCATGTATGCCCTGGCCCGGCAGCAGACTCCGCTGTACGCGTCAACGGTGGCCCTGGTCACCGGGGCCAATGCCTACGCCAGCAGCCTGATTGACGTGGCCGCTCCTCCCAGCCCACCCCCAGGTGCAATTGCCCAGGCGCTGCGCAGCGAAACCGTCCTCAACGATGTCGTCCGGCGCCTGGGCCGCACCTCCCTGGAAGACGGGCAGGTCCGGCAAATCGCGGCCGACCTGCAGCAGGAACTGGTCGAGGAGAACTTTACGCGCTTCACCGTGAAGGCGCCGGACGACCCGGATGTGGGGGGCGTGTATGAGATTCGGGCGGTGGCCGAGACGCCGGAAGGGGCACGTGTCCTGGCGGCGGTGGGTGCTACCGCCTTGCAGCAGTGGGACCGCGACCGCACCCAGCAGGACGTCGACCGGGCACAGGTCATCTTGCAGCGCCAAGCCGACGAGTTGTCCCAGTTGCTGGAGACGGCGTCAAACGGCACGGCCGAGCAGCAGCGCCTGCGCCAGACCCTGGGGGAAGTGCGCCGCACGCTGACCTATGTCAACAGCCTCCAGACCTCTGTGGAGGGCTCTCTGGCCGTCGTGGCACGGCCCGTCGCGCCCCGTGAACCCGTCTCTCCCAACCCCCTGCGCGACGCTCTGCTGGCCGGGCTCCTGATGGCCCTGCTCGCCACCGGCCTCGCCCTGCTCTGGAACTTCCTGCGGCCCCGCGTCCACGGCGCTGCGGACGTCGGCCGCCTGGGGCTCCCCGTCCTCGGACAGTTGCCGCAAAGGCGCCGCGCCGCGCCGCGGGAGACGGGCGCCTCCGAGACCTGGGGGAAGGGGCTGGCGTTTCTGACCCTCAACCTGCTGGCCAGCAGCGAGGGGGCCGGGCATCGGCGCTTCGTGCTGGCCAGCGCTCAGCCCGGTGAGGGGACCAGCAGCGTCGCAGCGGGCCTGGCCGCCACCCTGGGCGAGCGGGGATACCGGGTGCTGGTCGTCGAGATGGAGCGGCCGGTTCCGGCTCAGCAGGCCCTGTGGGCGCCTTCCCCACTCCGCTGGATCACCCTGCCGTCGGAGGGTCCGGAAGCTGAGCGGGCCGGCGTTCAGCCGTACCACGAACACAGCGTGATGGCCCTGCAGGTGGCCCCGAATGTCGACCTCCTGCCTGCCAGTGAGGTCCGGGCCGTCACGCAGCGCCTCGGACGCCGGGCCTCGCTGTTCGAGCAGCCCGGCTTCAGTCGGCTGCTGGGACTGTGGGGAGGGGGCTACGACGTGGTGCTGGTGGACGCGCCTCCCCTCCTGAACGTCCCGGATACGGCGGCCGTCGCCTCCCACAGTGATGGGCTGCTGCTGGTGGTCGCCGCCGGACGAACCGAAGTGCAGCATGTGGGCAATGCCCTCCAGACGGCCCAGGCCGCTGGCGCTCCCGTCCTGGGCGTGGTGCTCAACCGCAGCCGCGCCGCACGGTCAGCGCCGATTCATGCTCCCCTGGCAGAAGTGCGCTCCCACGAGCACTGGACCCCGCACCGGGAGATGGCCGAGGCCGAGTGA